From a region of the Litorilinea aerophila genome:
- a CDS encoding Uma2 family endonuclease: MDEFTYGRRQVVTYDHTGQPHYQYRPLTPEDFLDPQEGDAFFHGQRHDQVVQALTRALRWHYRFHPSTIVLQGVKIRWADRSLPGPAPDLAVVLKGSEPRRPRTFFDVQQEGAHPRFVLEVTSPRLAHLDREAKREIYARAGVEEYFLVDWDDPGAEPRLVGYRLAHGAYVPLAPDVQGRLVSQVLHLALQAQPGETGVAWVDLRTGRPITPEPGWTDSPAEAQAEAHARARSIADSLSSFLAGGDHA; encoded by the coding sequence GTGGACGAGTTTACCTACGGCCGCCGTCAGGTGGTGACCTATGACCACACCGGCCAGCCCCACTACCAGTACCGGCCGCTGACGCCCGAGGATTTCCTGGATCCCCAGGAGGGGGACGCCTTTTTCCATGGCCAGCGCCACGACCAGGTGGTCCAGGCCTTGACCCGGGCCCTGCGCTGGCACTACCGCTTCCACCCCTCGACCATCGTCCTCCAGGGCGTCAAGATCCGCTGGGCGGACCGCTCCCTGCCCGGGCCGGCGCCGGATCTGGCCGTGGTCCTGAAGGGGAGCGAGCCCCGACGCCCCCGGACGTTTTTCGACGTCCAGCAGGAGGGCGCCCACCCCCGCTTCGTCCTGGAGGTGACCTCTCCCCGCCTGGCCCACCTGGACCGGGAGGCCAAACGGGAGATCTACGCCCGGGCCGGGGTGGAGGAGTATTTCCTGGTCGACTGGGACGACCCTGGGGCCGAGCCCCGGCTGGTGGGCTACCGCCTGGCGCATGGCGCCTACGTGCCCCTGGCGCCCGACGTCCAGGGGCGGCTGGTGAGTCAGGTGCTCCATCTGGCCCTGCAGGCGCAGCCCGGCGAGACAGGCGTGGCCTGGGTGGACCTGCGCACCGGGCGGCCCATCACGCCGGAGCCCGGCTGGACCGATTCCCCGGCTGAAGCCCAGGCCGAGGCCCACGCCCGGGCCCGCTCCATCGCCGATTCCTTGAGTTCGTTCCTTGCAGGAGGAGACCATGCGTGA
- a CDS encoding vWA domain-containing protein → MTDGRLETGGHLLRHCVLFGQYLRSLGVPVTPTQMVDLVECLRFIQIGNREDFKHSARAVLINRREHLPIFELAFERFWRLYPDGDKARAELGQILQRRRGQIQQALVANGQEPPPAQEERDEPHIDKIYTYSDLEVLRHKDFAQLDEAELAAVRQAMAAIRWDPEPRRTRRTARASHGALVDLRRTLRQSLRHGGEPLTLARRRRRYKRRPLVVLCDISGSMERYARLLLQFIYVVTNQWDRVESFVFSTRLTRITRQLRQRDVDRALDDATRAVHDWGGGTRIGEALKHFNYRWARRVLGQGAIVLIISDGWDRGDIDLLAREMDRLHRSCHRLIWLNPLLGAPNYQPLVRGIQAALPHVDDFLPVHNLASLEQLAEVLAQT, encoded by the coding sequence ATGACCGACGGACGGCTGGAGACGGGCGGCCACCTGCTGCGCCACTGTGTGCTCTTCGGCCAGTACCTGCGCAGCCTGGGGGTGCCGGTGACGCCCACCCAGATGGTGGATCTGGTGGAGTGCCTGCGCTTCATCCAGATCGGCAACCGGGAGGACTTCAAACACAGCGCCCGGGCCGTGCTCATCAACCGCCGGGAACACCTGCCCATCTTCGAGCTGGCCTTCGAACGCTTCTGGCGGCTGTACCCGGACGGGGACAAGGCCCGAGCCGAGCTGGGGCAGATCCTCCAACGCCGCCGGGGCCAGATCCAGCAGGCGCTGGTGGCCAACGGCCAGGAGCCGCCTCCGGCCCAGGAAGAGCGGGATGAGCCCCACATCGACAAGATCTACACCTACAGCGACCTGGAGGTGTTGCGCCACAAGGATTTCGCCCAGCTGGACGAAGCCGAGCTGGCCGCGGTGCGACAGGCCATGGCCGCCATCCGCTGGGATCCGGAGCCCCGGCGCACCCGGCGCACGGCCCGGGCCTCCCACGGCGCCCTGGTGGACCTGCGCCGTACCCTCCGCCAGAGCCTGCGCCACGGGGGCGAGCCCCTGACCCTGGCCCGTCGTCGCCGCCGCTACAAGCGCCGGCCCCTGGTGGTGCTCTGCGATATCAGCGGTTCCATGGAGCGCTACGCCCGGCTGCTCCTTCAGTTTATCTACGTGGTCACCAACCAGTGGGATCGGGTGGAGTCCTTCGTCTTCAGCACCCGGCTCACCCGCATCACCCGCCAGCTCCGCCAGCGGGATGTGGACCGGGCCCTGGACGACGCGACCCGCGCCGTCCACGACTGGGGCGGCGGTACCCGCATCGGCGAGGCCCTCAAGCACTTCAACTACCGCTGGGCCCGCCGGGTCCTGGGCCAGGGCGCCATCGTCCTCATCATCAGCGACGGCTGGGACCGGGGCGACATCGACCTGCTGGCCCGGGAGATGGACCGGCTGCATCGGAGCTGCCACCGGCTGATCTGGCTCAACCCCCTGCTGGGCGCACCCAACTACCAGCCCCTGGTGCGGGGCATCCAGGCCGCCCTGCCCCATGTGGACGACTTCCTGCCTGTCCACAACCTGGCCAGCCTGGAACAACTGGCCGAGGTGCTGGCCCAGACGTGA
- a CDS encoding AAA family ATPase encodes MTAIDQITSIAQVEAALADHHYISERSLATAIFLALKLGRPLFLEGEAGVGKTEVAKVLASLLQRPLIRLQCYEGLDVNTAVYEWNYTRQMLQIRLMEAAGHVHLDAAQQELFSPAFLLRRPLLQAIDYGQGEPPVLLIDELDRADEEFEAYLLEVLSDFQITVPELGTIKAPTPPVVVITSNRTREIHDALKRRCLYHWIDYPSFEKEYRIVLARVPQAPEQLARQVVAFVQELRRQELYKLPGVAETLDWITALVALDQRELDPAVIADTLGTLLKYRDDLEQVQQLGVERILARSQMME; translated from the coding sequence TTGACAGCCATCGACCAGATCACCTCCATCGCCCAGGTGGAAGCGGCCCTGGCCGACCACCACTACATCAGCGAGCGCAGCCTGGCCACCGCCATCTTCCTGGCCCTCAAGCTGGGCCGCCCCCTCTTCCTGGAGGGCGAGGCCGGCGTGGGCAAGACCGAAGTGGCCAAGGTGCTGGCCTCCCTCCTCCAGCGCCCCCTCATCCGCCTCCAGTGCTACGAGGGGCTGGACGTCAACACCGCGGTCTACGAGTGGAACTACACCCGCCAGATGCTCCAGATCCGCCTCATGGAGGCCGCCGGCCACGTCCATCTGGACGCCGCCCAGCAGGAGCTCTTTAGCCCCGCCTTCCTCCTGCGGCGGCCCCTGCTCCAGGCCATCGACTACGGCCAGGGCGAACCGCCGGTCCTCCTCATCGACGAGCTGGACCGGGCCGACGAGGAGTTCGAGGCCTACCTGCTGGAGGTCCTCTCCGACTTCCAGATCACCGTGCCCGAGCTGGGCACCATCAAGGCACCCACGCCGCCGGTGGTGGTCATCACTTCCAACCGCACCCGGGAGATCCACGACGCGCTCAAGCGGCGCTGCCTCTACCACTGGATCGACTACCCCTCCTTCGAAAAGGAGTACCGCATCGTCCTGGCCCGGGTGCCCCAAGCTCCCGAACAACTGGCCCGCCAGGTGGTGGCCTTCGTCCAGGAGCTGCGCCGCCAGGAGCTCTACAAGCTGCCCGGCGTGGCCGAAACCCTGGACTGGATCACCGCGCTGGTAGCCCTGGATCAACGGGAGCTGGACCCCGCGGTCATCGCCGATACCCTGGGGACCCTCCTCAAGTACCGGGACGACCTGGAACAGGTCCAGCAGCTCGGCGTGGAGCGGATCCTGGCCCGCTCCCAGATGATGGAGTGA
- a CDS encoding DUF1156 domain-containing protein — protein sequence MIEHDFDISFIANLALREKQIQQNYRPVIAVHKWFARRPGTLFRGLLLSEFGSRPLTQTFFDSNDLSGIRVADPFMGGGTPLLEANRMGCEVIGFDINPMSYWIVKQELEHLDLAAYERTANRLLETLEKELGHLYKTQCIYCGSDDAHAKYFLWVKTRACTKCGEKIDLFPGFLVARNARHPKNVIICMECGELNEVEDKSQLGKCRYCRSSLRLEGPARRGVCQCPSCGTDNHFPTSDKRPEHKLFAIEYYCPICKPSHQGRFFKKPDELDLERIREADSKWQNIHSRFVPDDPIPSGDETNRLHRWGYRYYREMFNSRQLLGLEMAARFISRITDERVRGALATNLSDLLRYQNMLCRYDTMALKSLDIFSVHGFPVGLIQCESNMLGIVDPDKGTIVGSGGWANIIEKFRKAKSYCDAPFEVRNKGRKKEIVPIPGEWIGDYHHSPLEGEKRKIELICGDAAEADLPDNSLDAVLTDPPYFGNVQYAELMDFCYVWLRRLVERDAPFAFLASSTRRPEELTVNEVMGRGLEHFTQGLSTVFRKMARALKPGAPLAFTYHHNDITAYLPLVVAILDAELTCTASLPCPAEMGASIHINGTGSSIVDTVFVCRSTGSISEEDLARTPREVAVLVKRDVEALKAGGVKVTEGDLRCIVYGHLTRLAIWGLRHAWDNASETAEKLSKVEAWLQKFGSWEDIRRYLNTITGRDSIPTL from the coding sequence ATGATTGAACATGATTTTGACATTAGTTTCATTGCAAACCTCGCCTTACGTGAAAAGCAAATTCAGCAGAACTACCGTCCGGTCATCGCTGTCCACAAATGGTTCGCCCGCCGTCCCGGAACACTGTTCCGCGGCTTGTTGTTGTCTGAGTTCGGTAGCAGACCACTTACGCAAACCTTCTTCGACTCCAATGATCTTTCTGGCATTCGTGTTGCGGATCCGTTTATGGGAGGGGGAACTCCGTTGTTGGAGGCTAACCGAATGGGCTGCGAGGTTATTGGCTTTGACATCAATCCGATGTCCTACTGGATTGTCAAGCAGGAGCTTGAACACCTTGACCTGGCCGCATATGAGCGAACCGCAAACCGGTTACTTGAAACGTTGGAGAAGGAACTCGGCCATCTTTATAAGACACAGTGTATTTACTGTGGTTCCGATGATGCTCATGCCAAGTATTTTCTCTGGGTCAAAACACGTGCTTGCACAAAATGCGGAGAAAAAATCGATTTGTTCCCGGGCTTCTTAGTGGCTCGAAATGCTAGACACCCAAAGAACGTTATTATCTGTATGGAGTGTGGCGAACTTAACGAAGTAGAAGATAAATCCCAACTGGGTAAATGTCGCTACTGCCGCTCGTCACTCCGACTAGAAGGACCCGCGAGGCGGGGGGTATGCCAATGCCCAAGTTGCGGGACCGATAATCATTTTCCCACATCGGATAAACGCCCCGAACATAAATTGTTTGCTATCGAATACTACTGTCCTATATGTAAGCCCAGCCATCAGGGAAGATTTTTCAAAAAACCGGACGAACTGGATTTAGAAAGAATAAGAGAGGCTGATTCCAAGTGGCAGAACATTCACTCCAGATTTGTTCCGGATGATCCTATACCCAGTGGAGACGAAACAAACCGCCTTCACCGTTGGGGATACCGGTATTACCGAGAAATGTTCAACAGCAGGCAGTTGCTTGGCCTGGAAATGGCCGCGCGTTTCATTTCCCGAATAACGGATGAACGGGTGCGTGGCGCGTTGGCCACCAATCTCTCAGATCTTCTTCGTTACCAAAACATGCTATGCCGATATGATACCATGGCCCTGAAATCGCTCGATATATTCTCGGTTCACGGATTTCCGGTTGGTCTAATCCAGTGCGAATCTAACATGCTAGGTATCGTCGATCCGGATAAGGGAACAATCGTCGGTAGCGGTGGGTGGGCGAACATAATCGAAAAATTCAGGAAAGCAAAGTCATACTGCGATGCCCCGTTCGAAGTGCGTAATAAGGGGCGGAAGAAGGAAATTGTTCCTATTCCTGGTGAATGGATAGGTGATTACCACCATAGCCCACTGGAAGGGGAAAAGAGAAAAATCGAACTTATTTGTGGTGACGCTGCCGAAGCCGATTTACCAGATAATAGTCTGGATGCGGTCTTAACCGATCCACCGTATTTTGGAAACGTGCAATACGCGGAACTAATGGATTTTTGTTATGTTTGGCTCCGACGGCTAGTTGAGAGGGATGCTCCTTTCGCGTTCCTAGCGTCTTCCACACGTCGCCCGGAAGAATTAACGGTCAATGAAGTCATGGGCCGAGGATTGGAACATTTCACACAGGGCCTCAGCACAGTTTTTAGGAAGATGGCGAGAGCACTGAAACCAGGAGCCCCTCTCGCCTTCACCTACCACCACAACGACATAACCGCCTATCTCCCCCTAGTTGTTGCCATTCTTGATGCAGAACTAACCTGTACAGCTTCGCTCCCGTGCCCGGCAGAGATGGGCGCCTCGATACATATCAATGGAACTGGATCATCAATCGTAGACACGGTCTTTGTGTGCCGTTCTACAGGATCGATTTCCGAAGAAGACTTGGCGAGAACACCTCGCGAGGTCGCTGTTCTGGTGAAACGTGATGTGGAAGCACTTAAAGCTGGTGGTGTAAAAGTAACTGAAGGAGATTTACGCTGTATAGTCTACGGCCATTTGACTCGATTGGCGATTTGGGGTCTCCGACACGCTTGGGATAATGCCAGTGAGACTGCCGAAAAACTTTCTAAAGTCGAAGCGTGGCTTCAGAAATTCGGCAGTTGGGAAGATATAAGACGCTATCTTAATACGATTACGGGGCGCGACAGCATTCCAACGCTGTAA
- a CDS encoding IS5 family transposase (programmed frameshift): MFVNTQRYPTNLTDSQWAIIQDLIPPAKPGGRPRSLDMRQVVNGILYLTVSGIQWRMLPREYPPWPSVYTYFRQWRDDGTWQRIHDTLRAEVCRREGRHKHATAGSIDSQTVKTGVNPMGIRGFDGGKRTMGRKRHILVDTTGLLLAVLVTAASVQDRDGARMLLGRLAGFGKKLRLLWVDGAYRDPPLDWVARRFRFRLQPVTPPRGQKGFTILARRWVVERTFAWLGLNRRLSKDYERLPASSEAFIHIAMIRIMLRRLAPT; this comes from the exons GTGTTTGTGAACACGCAACGATACCCAACCAACCTGACCGACAGCCAGTGGGCCATTATCCAGGATCTGATTCCACCGGCTAAACCTGGAGGACGACCGCGCAGCCTGGATATGCGCCAGGTCGTCAATGGGATTCTCTATCTGACCGTCAGTGGCATCCAGTGGCGGATGCTGCCTAGAGAGTACCCGCCGTGGCCAAGTGTCTACACTTACTTTCGCCAGTGGCGAGACGACGGTACGTGGCAGCGGATCCACGACACGCTGCGGGCCGAGGTGTGCCGCCGGGAAGGGCGACACAAACATGCGACGGCTGGCAGCATCGACAGCCAGACGGTCAAGACGGGGGTGAACCCGATGGGCATCCGCGGCTTCGACGGCGGGAAACGGACCATGGGACGCAAGCGCCACATCCTGGTCGATACCACCGGTCTCCTCCTGGCTGTGCTGGTGACGGCGGCCTCGGTGCAGGACCGAGACGGCGCCCGCATGCTCCTGGGACGACTGGCCGGATTCGGCAAGAAACTGCGTCTTCTCTGGGTCGACGGTGCCTATCGAGATCCCCCTTTA GACTGGGTGGCCCGGCGCTTTCGTTTCCGTCTGCAGCCGGTGACACCGCCCCGTGGACAGAAGGGCTTCACCATTCTGGCTCGGCGTTGGGTTGTCGAACGGACCTTCGCCTGGCTGGGTCTCAACCGCCGGCTCTCCAAAGACTACGAACGGCTGCCGGCAAGCAGTGAAGCGTTCATTCATATCGCCATGATTCGCATCATGCTGCGCCGTTTGGCGCCTACATGA
- a CDS encoding FAD binding domain-containing protein, translating into MYPAKFDYHRPSSVQEAVSLLQANPDAKVLAGGHSLLPAMKLRLAQPAALVDIGRIPGLSGVSLADGRLRIGPLTTHAELASSELVRQHCPLLAEAAGVIGDRQVRHRGTIGGNLVHADPASDLPAVVVALDGVLHLTGPGGERQVSAADFFVDLLTTDIQPGELLTAIEVSTLGAGSGSCYLKFEHPASGYAVCGAAAIVQLDGSGRCSGARLALNGVSVKPVDAGAVTGALVGQALDDATIDQAVDAHLSIQDPMGDIYASEEYRQALARSYAKQALKLARDRARG; encoded by the coding sequence ATGTACCCAGCCAAATTCGACTATCATCGTCCATCATCGGTGCAGGAAGCCGTGAGCCTGCTTCAGGCCAACCCGGATGCCAAGGTCCTGGCCGGGGGGCATAGCCTCCTGCCGGCCATGAAACTGCGCCTGGCCCAGCCGGCGGCCCTGGTGGACATCGGCCGCATTCCGGGCCTCTCTGGTGTCAGCCTGGCTGACGGCCGGCTGCGCATCGGCCCCCTGACCACCCACGCAGAGCTCGCCTCGTCGGAGCTGGTGCGGCAGCACTGCCCCCTCCTGGCCGAGGCCGCGGGGGTCATCGGCGACCGGCAGGTGCGCCACCGGGGCACCATCGGCGGCAACCTGGTCCATGCCGACCCGGCCTCGGACCTGCCGGCGGTGGTGGTGGCATTGGACGGCGTCCTTCACCTGACGGGGCCGGGCGGCGAACGGCAAGTCTCGGCCGCCGACTTCTTTGTGGATCTGCTCACCACCGACATCCAGCCTGGTGAGTTGCTCACGGCCATCGAGGTCAGCACCCTGGGGGCCGGCAGCGGCTCCTGCTATCTCAAGTTCGAGCACCCGGCCTCGGGGTACGCCGTCTGCGGAGCGGCGGCCATCGTCCAGCTGGACGGCAGCGGCCGGTGCAGTGGGGCGCGGCTGGCCCTCAACGGCGTCTCGGTCAAGCCGGTGGACGCAGGCGCGGTCACCGGTGCGCTGGTGGGCCAGGCGCTGGACGACGCCACCATCGACCAGGCGGTGGACGCCCATCTCTCCATCCAGGATCCCATGGGGGACATCTACGCCTCGGAGGAGTATCGCCAGGCCCTGGCCCGGAGCTATGCCAAACAGGCCCTCAAGCTGGCCCGGGACCGGGCCCGGGGGTAG
- a CDS encoding xanthine dehydrogenase family protein molybdopterin-binding subunit, whose translation MTEQGIGAAIRRREDPALITGKAKYTDDLQLPNMAYVAILRSPYSHARIRSIDTSAAKALDGVVAVFTGQDVADSGIPGTVPVGWLLPNLKTPAHPILAKDTVRYVGDGVAVVVAEDRYTAYDALELIQVDYEPLPAVVNPKAATQEGAPQIHEEAPRNIAFDWEIGDKAATDAAFANAAHVARLELVNNRLIPNAMEPRAALADYNNITGELTLYMTTQNPHIHRLLMSLASLGLPEHKIRVIAPEVGGGFGSKIHHYPDEAIVSWCSMQLGRPVKWTATRSETYLTDAHGRDHVTTAEMALDENGKILGLRVETYAAMGAYLSTFAPAVPTYLYGTLLSGEYDIPAIHCHVIGTFTTTAPVDAYRGAGRPEATYVVERLMDQAARVTGLDPVEIRRRNFVSPDKFPFQTQVALQYDSGNYPAALEKALSIIDYDKFRQEQAALRQQGRYLGIGFSCYIEACGLAPSQVVGSLGAQAGQWESAVVRVLPTGKVMVYSGSSGHGQGHKTTFAQIVASELGVPYEDVEIIEGDTAQIPHGWGTYGSRSAAVGGSAIAVGARKVVEKARKIAAHLLEAAEEDLAFENGKFYVKGSPDQAKTIQEVALQAYLAHNLPKGIEPALESTTFYDPSNFTFPFGTHVAIVEVFPETGRVELRRYLAVDDVGNMINPMIVHGQIHGGIAQGVGQALFESAVYDESGNLVTGTMMDYAVPKAHFLPSFETEHTVTPCPHNPLGVKGVGEAGTIASPAAVINAVVDALSPFGVEHVDMPVTPEKVWRLCHRNGGQ comes from the coding sequence ATGACTGAGCAAGGGATTGGTGCTGCTATTCGCCGCCGGGAGGACCCGGCCCTCATCACCGGCAAGGCCAAGTATACCGACGACCTGCAACTGCCCAACATGGCCTACGTGGCCATCCTGCGCAGCCCTTATAGCCACGCCCGCATCCGCAGCATCGACACCTCCGCCGCCAAAGCCCTGGACGGCGTCGTCGCCGTCTTCACCGGCCAGGACGTGGCCGACAGCGGCATTCCGGGCACCGTGCCGGTAGGCTGGCTGCTGCCCAACCTGAAGACCCCCGCCCATCCCATCCTGGCCAAGGACACGGTGCGCTACGTGGGGGACGGCGTGGCCGTGGTGGTGGCCGAGGACCGTTACACCGCCTACGACGCCCTGGAGCTGATCCAGGTGGACTACGAGCCCCTGCCCGCGGTGGTCAACCCCAAGGCCGCCACCCAGGAAGGCGCTCCCCAGATCCACGAAGAGGCGCCCCGCAACATCGCCTTCGACTGGGAGATCGGCGACAAGGCCGCCACCGATGCCGCCTTCGCCAACGCGGCCCACGTGGCCCGGCTGGAACTGGTCAACAACCGCCTGATCCCCAACGCCATGGAACCCCGGGCTGCCCTGGCCGACTACAACAACATCACCGGCGAGCTCACCCTCTACATGACCACCCAGAACCCCCACATCCACCGGCTGCTCATGTCCCTGGCCTCCCTGGGCCTGCCTGAGCACAAGATCCGGGTCATCGCGCCGGAAGTGGGCGGCGGCTTCGGCAGCAAGATCCACCACTACCCCGACGAAGCCATCGTGTCCTGGTGCTCCATGCAGCTGGGGCGGCCGGTCAAGTGGACGGCCACCCGCTCCGAAACCTACCTGACCGACGCCCACGGCCGGGACCACGTGACCACCGCGGAGATGGCCCTGGACGAGAACGGCAAGATCCTGGGCTTGCGGGTGGAAACCTACGCCGCCATGGGCGCGTACCTCTCCACCTTCGCCCCGGCCGTACCCACCTACCTCTACGGCACCCTGCTCTCCGGCGAATACGACATCCCGGCCATCCACTGCCACGTCATCGGCACCTTCACCACCACCGCACCGGTGGATGCCTACCGGGGCGCGGGCCGGCCCGAGGCCACCTACGTGGTGGAGCGGCTGATGGACCAGGCTGCCCGGGTCACCGGCCTGGATCCGGTGGAGATCCGCCGGCGCAACTTTGTCTCCCCGGACAAGTTCCCCTTCCAGACCCAGGTGGCCCTCCAGTACGACAGCGGCAACTATCCCGCCGCCCTGGAAAAGGCCCTCTCCATCATCGACTACGACAAGTTCCGCCAGGAGCAGGCGGCGCTGCGCCAGCAGGGCCGCTATCTGGGCATCGGCTTCTCCTGCTACATTGAAGCCTGTGGCCTGGCCCCCTCCCAGGTGGTGGGCTCCCTGGGCGCCCAGGCCGGCCAGTGGGAGAGCGCGGTGGTGCGGGTGTTGCCCACGGGCAAGGTGATGGTCTACAGCGGCTCCTCCGGCCACGGCCAGGGGCACAAGACCACCTTCGCCCAGATCGTGGCCAGCGAACTGGGCGTCCCCTACGAGGATGTGGAGATCATCGAGGGCGACACCGCGCAGATTCCCCACGGCTGGGGCACCTACGGCAGCCGCAGCGCGGCCGTGGGCGGCAGCGCCATCGCGGTGGGCGCGCGCAAGGTGGTGGAAAAGGCCCGTAAGATCGCGGCCCATCTGCTGGAGGCCGCGGAGGAGGACCTGGCCTTCGAGAACGGCAAGTTCTACGTCAAGGGCTCGCCGGACCAGGCCAAGACCATCCAGGAAGTGGCCTTGCAGGCCTACCTGGCCCACAACCTGCCCAAGGGCATCGAGCCGGCCCTGGAGTCCACCACTTTCTACGACCCGTCCAACTTCACCTTCCCCTTCGGCACCCATGTGGCCATCGTGGAAGTCTTCCCGGAGACGGGCCGGGTGGAGCTGCGCCGCTACCTGGCGGTGGACGACGTGGGCAACATGATCAACCCCATGATCGTCCACGGCCAGATCCACGGCGGCATCGCCCAGGGCGTGGGCCAGGCCCTCTTCGAGAGCGCAGTCTACGACGAGAGCGGCAACCTGGTCACCGGCACCATGATGGACTACGCCGTGCCCAAGGCCCACTTCCTGCCCTCCTTTGAGACGGAGCACACGGTGACGCCCTGTCCCCACAACCCCCTGGGCGTGAAGGGGGTGGGCGAAGCCGGCACCATCGCCTCGCCCGCCGCGGTGATCAACGCGGTGGTGGATGCCCTGTCGCCCTTCGGCGTCGAGCACGTGGATATGCCCGTCACACCGGAGAAGGTCTGGCGCCTTTGCCATCGCAACGGCGGCCAGTAG
- a CDS encoding (2Fe-2S)-binding protein — MNVPIQLEINGKSVAQEVEPRLLLVHFLRDVLGLTGTKVGCDTSQCGACTVLMDGKAVKSCTVLAVQADGSQITTIEGLAHDSEYHPVQQAFWEQHGLQCGYCTPGMIMSVLDLLQKHPQPTEAEIREGLEGNLCRCTGYHNIVRAVQEAATRLQAEPVA; from the coding sequence ATGAACGTACCGATCCAACTGGAAATCAACGGAAAGTCGGTCGCGCAGGAGGTGGAACCCCGCCTGCTGCTGGTCCACTTTCTGCGGGATGTCCTGGGCCTGACCGGCACCAAGGTCGGCTGCGACACCAGCCAGTGCGGCGCCTGCACCGTGCTGATGGATGGCAAAGCGGTCAAATCGTGCACCGTCCTGGCCGTCCAGGCCGACGGCAGCCAGATCACCACCATCGAAGGCCTGGCCCACGACAGCGAATACCATCCCGTCCAGCAGGCCTTCTGGGAACAGCACGGCCTCCAGTGTGGCTACTGCACCCCCGGCATGATCATGTCCGTCCTGGACCTGCTCCAGAAGCACCCCCAGCCCACCGAGGCCGAGATTCGGGAGGGGTTGGAAGGCAACCTCTGCCGCTGCACCGGCTACCACAACATCGTCCGGGCCGTCCAGGAAGCTGCCACCCGCCTGCAGGCTGAACCCGTCGCCTGA
- a CDS encoding SRPBCC family protein, producing the protein MEIKGTHTFSAPRDVVWDALMDPTVLAKALPGGEKLEKVDENRYKAAMHVRVGPVQGRFEGEVELTDIQPKERYRLRVSGQGTPGFVNGEGTLELQDTEDGGTLLQYAGEAQVGGRIASVGQRLLDSTARSLVRQGLQALEEQLQARLHPPEEAPAAEAEPAPANGGQAKAASATEGDATEGGDAQASAPSTSKDASTSTSSTSAGTGPSATRVAVQVARDVAQDLASDYIPPEKQERVFFFMLGALAMLLFTVLVRLVQRD; encoded by the coding sequence ATGGAAATTAAAGGCACACACACCTTCAGCGCTCCCCGGGATGTGGTCTGGGACGCGTTGATGGATCCCACCGTTTTGGCCAAGGCGCTGCCCGGCGGTGAAAAGCTGGAAAAGGTGGACGAAAATCGCTACAAGGCCGCCATGCACGTTCGAGTGGGGCCGGTCCAGGGGCGCTTTGAAGGCGAGGTGGAGTTGACGGACATCCAGCCCAAGGAGCGCTATCGCCTGCGGGTGAGCGGCCAGGGCACGCCGGGCTTCGTCAACGGCGAAGGGACCCTGGAGCTGCAGGACACCGAGGACGGCGGGACCCTGCTTCAGTACGCGGGGGAGGCCCAGGTGGGCGGCCGCATCGCCAGCGTAGGCCAGCGCCTGTTGGACAGCACCGCGCGCTCCCTGGTGCGCCAGGGGCTCCAGGCCCTGGAGGAACAACTCCAGGCCCGCCTCCACCCGCCGGAAGAGGCCCCGGCTGCAGAGGCGGAGCCCGCGCCGGCGAATGGCGGCCAGGCGAAGGCGGCCAGTGCGACCGAGGGCGATGCGACGGAGGGCGGTGATGCCCAGGCGTCCGCCCCGTCCACGTCCAAGGACGCTTCGACCTCTACCTCCTCTACCTCCGCGGGAACCGGTCCATCGGCCACCCGGGTCGCCGTCCAGGTGGCCAGGGACGTGGCCCAGGACCTGGCCTCGGACTACATTCCACCGGAAAAGCAGGAACGGGTCTTCTTCTTCATGCTGGGCGCGCTGGCCATGCTCCTCTTCACGGTGCTGGTGCGCCTGGTCCAGCGGGACTGA
- a CDS encoding FmdB family zinc ribbon protein: MPLYEYFCPECNTTFESLRPSSMADAPVACPHCARESSQRILSLFASSVKASGEGGLQPVGVGGGCCGGGTCGCH, translated from the coding sequence ATGCCACTGTACGAGTATTTCTGCCCGGAATGCAACACCACGTTCGAGTCGCTGCGCCCGTCCTCCATGGCGGATGCGCCGGTCGCCTGTCCCCACTGTGCCCGGGAGTCCTCGCAGCGCATTCTATCTTTATTCGCCAGCAGCGTCAAAGCCAGCGGTGAGGGGGGCCTTCAGCCGGTCGGCGTCGGAGGGGGCTGTTGTGGCGGCGGCACCTGTGGCTGCCATTAA